One genomic window of Methanosarcina acetivorans C2A includes the following:
- a CDS encoding flavodoxin family protein gives MKVTVFSGSHKGREGNTLLMVEEFLKGAEEAGVETENIILFEKKIRYCTGKFECWLKTPGECIIRDDMDDLRPRFMASDIVVFAFPVYFDNVPSVMKVFIDRLLPVLLPHFEEDEKGNYRHSKRYEKYPKFVVISNAGLPGQTNFEVVSLYFKRLARTFHTELIAEIYRGEGEIFRGQKNIMLKPLIGKYKKLLRSAGKELVETQTISEKTIKDLEKTLVPPSLYIKFGNEEWDRLRSECQK, from the coding sequence ATGAAAGTAACAGTGTTCAGTGGGAGCCATAAGGGCAGAGAAGGAAATACTCTCCTCATGGTTGAGGAGTTTCTGAAAGGAGCAGAAGAAGCCGGGGTGGAAACTGAAAATATTATCCTTTTCGAAAAGAAAATCAGATACTGCACGGGAAAATTTGAGTGCTGGCTAAAAACACCCGGGGAGTGTATCATTCGAGACGACATGGACGATCTGCGTCCCAGGTTTATGGCCTCGGATATCGTAGTCTTTGCATTCCCTGTGTATTTTGACAACGTTCCATCTGTAATGAAAGTTTTCATAGATAGGCTTTTACCTGTTCTTCTGCCTCACTTTGAGGAGGACGAAAAAGGCAACTACAGGCATTCCAAACGTTATGAAAAGTATCCGAAATTTGTTGTGATTTCAAATGCCGGGCTGCCCGGGCAGACAAATTTCGAAGTAGTAAGTCTTTATTTCAAGCGGCTGGCAAGAACTTTTCACACCGAACTGATTGCAGAGATCTACAGGGGAGAAGGGGAAATTTTCAGGGGCCAGAAAAATATCATGCTAAAACCTCTGATTGGCAAATACAAAAAGTTGCTCCGATCCGCCGGAAAAGAGCTTGTTGAAACCCAAACAATTTCTGAAAAAACAATAAAAGATCTGGAGAAAACACTCGTTCCTCCAAGCCTGTACATAAAATTCGGAAATGAGGAGTGGGATCGACTTAGGAGTGAATGTCAGAAATAA
- a CDS encoding COG1361 S-layer family protein, producing MKLIKERIIAAFFSLLVIASVFAAPASASVGSANLKITIVETNPYPAKIGEYLTLTVQVENVGGDKADDVDIEIVPEYPFSLDSTANAVQNIGALNPGRTATKEFYLYVDKNAQKGTRSIDLRARTEKDKPWSEKTVDIRIGTETFTSKGTVELAEFVTSPEVFMPGDKGTITVTLKNTATATTVTIDDEDYDTNARIQAATLKPLSDGITNLEAPYYEMGLVGPGDSIQLTFNVKVEEDASEGTHNLELAIEGNSYDYSCRKNIPLKVDSSNIKVIPSKPLQMVGGQATVEFDVANTHPNELNSVSIKPEAEGVKFYPAEYFIGPMDSDELFTIEFDATIDDSSDVDASEPITMDVTATYNNGINRHENVAGNLKLEPDSMPAETNSTVAIAGGVIAVFIPAAFLIYKKKKQ from the coding sequence ATGAAATTGATTAAAGAGCGTATTATTGCGGCTTTTTTTTCTTTACTCGTTATAGCCTCCGTTTTTGCGGCTCCAGCTTCTGCATCTGTAGGGAGTGCTAATCTGAAAATAACGATCGTTGAAACAAATCCTTATCCTGCAAAGATAGGAGAATACCTGACTCTGACCGTACAGGTGGAAAACGTCGGAGGAGACAAAGCCGACGACGTTGACATAGAAATAGTCCCTGAGTATCCTTTCAGTCTGGATTCCACGGCAAATGCCGTGCAGAACATTGGAGCTCTCAATCCTGGCAGAACTGCTACAAAGGAGTTCTATCTGTATGTGGATAAAAACGCCCAGAAAGGAACTCGTTCAATTGATCTTCGCGCCAGAACCGAAAAGGACAAGCCCTGGAGTGAGAAAACTGTGGATATAAGGATAGGGACTGAGACCTTTACTAGCAAAGGGACAGTTGAACTTGCAGAATTCGTTACTTCTCCTGAAGTCTTTATGCCTGGAGATAAGGGTACCATTACAGTAACCCTTAAGAATACAGCCACCGCAACCACAGTTACTATCGATGACGAGGACTATGATACCAATGCCAGAATACAGGCTGCAACTTTAAAACCTCTATCTGATGGAATAACGAATCTGGAAGCTCCATATTATGAAATGGGCCTTGTGGGCCCGGGAGACAGTATCCAACTGACTTTCAATGTTAAGGTCGAAGAGGATGCCAGTGAAGGAACTCACAATCTTGAACTTGCAATCGAGGGCAACTCTTATGACTACAGTTGCCGGAAGAACATTCCGCTTAAAGTTGACTCCTCAAATATAAAGGTCATTCCTTCAAAGCCACTCCAGATGGTGGGCGGGCAAGCGACCGTAGAATTTGACGTAGCAAATACCCACCCCAACGAGCTTAACTCTGTCAGCATAAAGCCTGAAGCTGAAGGTGTAAAGTTTTATCCTGCCGAATATTTCATCGGGCCAATGGACTCTGACGAGCTTTTCACAATAGAGTTTGACGCAACGATAGATGATTCCTCGGATGTAGATGCTTCAGAACCCATAACCATGGATGTAACTGCAACCTATAACAATGGGATTAACAGGCACGAAAATGTTGCAGGAAACCTGAAACTTGAACCTGACTCCATGCCTGCTGAAACAAATTCTACAGTTGCAATTGCAGGAGGAGTTATTGCAGTCTTTATCCCTGCAGCCTTCCTGATATATAAAAAGAAAAAACAATAA
- a CDS encoding ABC transporter permease, producing MLKVRQAIGISLGSIASAKLRSGLTTLGIVIGIAAVVANISLGESFNIFFEEEINAQGSNFIIIYSQEPNLFYNNELQIIKKTPGISRVSPIKQQLGVATYFSQKKNIDIVGVTGDYEDTANITMESGSFIRDQDAFSAAIGSKVANEKFDRNISARSSIDITLRLEGGETMTRTFKVKGIIKSLNTSFVGGGIDRDVSIFIPVSTINQMLEEDDFSAFFAMSDNIEDVEEVSDEVDRRLARNFGVSSRDLDDEDAKPYRIFNQADVLEQTNQLADTLRNFLVAVALISLLVGSIGIMNIMLVTVTERTSEIGLMKALGFSSTDILILFLIESVILSLFGGLLGLAVGIGGAYIITTALGLPFLYPGYVFEIGVFVAVIVGVAAGVYPANKAAKLAPVDALRHE from the coding sequence ATGCTGAAGGTAAGGCAAGCTATCGGTATCTCTCTCGGAAGCATAGCGAGTGCGAAGCTCCGCTCAGGTCTGACAACCCTCGGCATTGTTATAGGAATTGCGGCTGTAGTTGCAAACATATCTCTTGGGGAAAGTTTCAATATTTTCTTTGAAGAGGAGATAAATGCTCAGGGTTCCAATTTTATTATTATTTACAGCCAGGAACCGAACCTTTTTTACAACAATGAACTTCAAATAATCAAAAAAACTCCCGGAATCAGCAGAGTTTCCCCCATAAAACAGCAACTGGGGGTGGCAACCTACTTCTCCCAGAAGAAAAATATCGACATCGTAGGAGTAACTGGAGATTATGAGGATACTGCTAACATCACTATGGAAAGTGGCAGTTTCATAAGAGACCAGGACGCCTTTTCCGCAGCTATTGGCTCCAAAGTTGCAAATGAAAAATTCGACCGGAACATCTCTGCCCGAAGTTCAATAGATATTACCCTGCGTCTTGAAGGGGGTGAGACTATGACCAGAACGTTCAAGGTGAAAGGCATCATTAAGAGCCTGAACACCTCGTTTGTAGGAGGGGGAATTGATAGGGATGTGAGCATCTTCATCCCTGTTTCAACCATCAACCAGATGCTCGAAGAAGATGATTTCTCGGCTTTTTTTGCCATGTCCGACAACATCGAGGACGTGGAAGAAGTCTCAGACGAGGTAGACAGGCGGCTTGCGCGGAACTTCGGAGTCTCTTCAAGGGATCTTGATGACGAGGACGCAAAACCCTATCGCATTTTTAACCAGGCAGATGTCCTTGAGCAAACAAACCAGCTTGCTGATACCCTGCGAAATTTCCTTGTTGCAGTAGCTCTCATCTCCCTGCTTGTGGGCTCTATAGGGATAATGAACATAATGCTTGTTACGGTTACTGAACGCACCAGTGAAATAGGGCTCATGAAAGCCCTTGGCTTTTCAAGCACTGACATCCTTATCCTCTTTCTTATCGAGTCGGTTATTCTCAGCCTCTTCGGAGGGCTTCTGGGATTAGCGGTTGGAATTGGGGGAGCCTATATAATCACAACAGCCCTTGGACTACCTTTCCTGTATCCCGGTTACGTCTTCGAGATAGGGGTTTTCGTTGCAGTCATAGTAGGAGTTGCAGCTGGAGTTTATCCGGCAAACAAAGCGGCAAAACTGGCTCCTGTGGATGCATTGAGACATGAGTGA
- a CDS encoding COG1361 S-layer family protein, with amino-acid sequence MRGQKTPFTFAVIFLLLVSFIFATPASAATASANLKVTIVETNPYPAKIGQYLDLTVQVENVGRERAEDVEIEIVPEYPFTLDSEENAVQNVGALAPEKFASKEFHLFVDKNAQKGVRTIDIRTRIDKSSPWSEKTFDIRIGTETFDSKGTVELAEIVSSPEVFMPGDRGTVTVTLKNTATTPTVTIDGSDYDTNARIQVAVLRPLSEEVIVLDAPYEEMGLLGPGDSIRLTFNVMVSEDANEGTHNLELAIEGNSFDYNSRKNIPLEVDSSNVKVIPSKPLKLVNGEATLEFDVANTHPNELNSVSIKPEAEGVNFYPAEYFIGPMDSDELFTIEFDAIADPASENIGGNSEPINLSLSASYSNGINKHENLVSNLRIQPVEENEGGSSGLLATGILIVALVAGGVLIYRRRQQKNR; translated from the coding sequence ATGAGAGGACAAAAAACCCCGTTTACTTTTGCTGTTATATTTCTGCTTTTAGTCTCATTTATTTTTGCAACTCCGGCTTCTGCGGCGACTGCAAGCGCAAACTTGAAAGTCACAATAGTTGAAACAAACCCTTACCCTGCTAAAATAGGGCAGTATCTGGACCTGACAGTTCAGGTAGAAAACGTAGGTAGAGAACGAGCAGAAGATGTTGAGATAGAAATAGTCCCCGAGTATCCATTTACCCTTGATTCCGAGGAAAACGCAGTGCAGAATGTAGGGGCTCTTGCTCCCGAAAAATTTGCATCCAAAGAGTTTCACCTTTTCGTGGACAAGAACGCTCAGAAAGGGGTCAGGACAATTGACATCCGGACAAGGATAGATAAATCAAGCCCCTGGAGTGAGAAAACTTTTGATATAAGGATAGGGACCGAGACCTTTGACAGCAAAGGAACCGTTGAGCTTGCGGAAATCGTTTCTTCTCCCGAAGTCTTTATGCCCGGAGATAGGGGCACCGTTACGGTAACTCTTAAAAATACAGCTACTACACCCACAGTTACCATCGATGGAAGTGACTACGATACCAATGCAAGGATCCAGGTTGCAGTTTTGAGGCCGCTGTCTGAAGAAGTAATTGTGCTTGATGCCCCCTATGAAGAGATGGGACTTCTTGGTCCGGGGGATAGCATCAGACTGACATTTAACGTTATGGTTTCCGAGGATGCAAATGAAGGGACTCACAACCTTGAACTTGCAATTGAAGGCAATTCTTTTGACTACAACAGCCGGAAGAATATTCCGCTTGAAGTTGACTCTTCGAATGTAAAGGTCATCCCTTCAAAACCACTTAAACTGGTAAACGGCGAAGCTACCCTCGAGTTTGATGTAGCAAACACCCACCCCAATGAGCTTAACTCTGTCAGTATAAAACCTGAAGCTGAAGGTGTAAATTTTTATCCCGCCGAATATTTCATCGGGCCAATGGACTCTGACGAGCTTTTCACAATAGAGTTTGATGCTATAGCAGATCCGGCTTCGGAAAACATAGGAGGGAACTCTGAACCGATAAACCTCAGCCTTTCTGCAAGTTACAGCAACGGCATAAACAAACATGAAAATCTGGTAAGCAATCTTCGCATTCAACCGGTTGAGGAAAATGAGGGAGGCAGTTCAGGCCTGCTTGCAACTGGTATCCTGATTGTCGCCCTTGTTGCCGGAGGGGTACTGATTTACAGAAGAAGGCAACAGAAAAACAGATAA
- a CDS encoding ABC transporter ATP-binding protein translates to MKSYVLGDMKVPVLSDINLKIEKGEFLAIMGPSGSGKSTLMNLIGCLDRPTEGRILIRGRDLHRMSDEELARIRGLEIGFVFQTFNLVPRLTAIENVLLPTFANSRSNDPQKRAKELLQLMGLQDRMHHRPGELSGGQSQRVSIARALINNPSILLADEPTGNLDSKTGSEILQIFMDLNNEGRTVVIVTHDPEIAKYADRVVLVKDGEIKYN, encoded by the coding sequence ATGAAAAGTTACGTGCTTGGGGACATGAAAGTTCCGGTACTCTCAGATATTAACCTGAAAATCGAAAAAGGAGAATTTCTAGCTATTATGGGCCCATCAGGTTCGGGAAAAAGTACTCTTATGAACCTGATAGGCTGTCTTGATCGGCCGACAGAAGGGAGGATCCTTATAAGGGGGAGGGACCTGCATAGAATGTCAGATGAAGAACTAGCCCGAATCCGAGGGCTTGAGATAGGGTTCGTTTTTCAGACTTTCAACCTTGTTCCTCGTCTGACTGCTATTGAGAATGTTTTGCTTCCTACTTTTGCAAATTCAAGGAGCAACGATCCGCAAAAACGTGCAAAGGAACTCCTGCAACTTATGGGATTACAGGACCGCATGCACCATAGGCCAGGAGAGCTTTCCGGAGGCCAATCTCAGAGGGTCTCGATTGCAAGGGCCCTCATCAATAATCCTTCAATTCTCCTTGCTGACGAACCGACCGGGAACCTGGATTCGAAAACGGGTTCTGAGATCCTCCAGATATTCATGGATTTGAACAATGAGGGGAGGACAGTAGTAATAGTTACACACGACCCTGAAATTGCAAAATATGCTGACAGGGTTGTCCTAGTAAAAGATGGGGAAATTAAATATAATTAA
- a CDS encoding ABC transporter permease, with protein sequence MIQFVQATRIASGSISSSKLRSALTTLGIVIGVAAVIINASLGASFNQFFTDEVTSVGSNFIIAYSDQPNIFYDSELEMIENTPGISGVSPRKTVSGEISYLSDTKSVSIVGVNGDFQEIQGIEMEEGSFLTDKDIYSTVLGYDLAKEEFGRSISHRSTVDIAFRQEDGTLIEKSFKVKGVLEDSKETILGGDGSTDMIVYIPISVMNEMTGEEDYGALFAMAESSENIGTVSDEVDKRLARNFGIPQRDIGNDDSKPYVIIDQVDVLEETGALGDALSSFLLVLALVSLFVGSIGIMNIMLVTVTERTREIGIMKSVGYSSSNIQSLFLLESVMVSVFGGLMGTAIGGFGAYIIEEALKLPPVFPFKLIEIGILVSVLVGVGAGLYPARKAANMNPVDALRYE encoded by the coding sequence ATGATACAATTTGTACAGGCTACTCGCATTGCTTCCGGGAGTATAAGCAGCTCCAAGCTTCGGTCTGCACTCACAACACTCGGAATTGTGATAGGGGTTGCAGCAGTAATCATAAATGCATCCCTTGGAGCCAGCTTTAACCAATTTTTTACCGATGAGGTCACCTCTGTTGGCTCAAATTTTATAATTGCATATAGCGACCAGCCTAACATATTTTATGACAGCGAACTTGAAATGATTGAAAATACTCCAGGAATTTCCGGAGTTTCTCCCAGGAAAACAGTGTCTGGAGAAATTAGCTATCTTTCGGATACTAAAAGCGTGAGCATCGTGGGAGTGAATGGGGACTTTCAGGAAATCCAGGGAATTGAGATGGAAGAAGGAAGTTTCCTGACTGATAAGGATATTTACTCTACCGTTCTTGGGTATGACCTTGCAAAAGAAGAATTTGGCAGGAGTATCTCACATCGAAGCACTGTGGATATTGCATTCCGACAGGAAGACGGCACCCTTATAGAAAAAAGCTTCAAAGTTAAAGGGGTTCTGGAAGATTCAAAAGAAACTATTCTCGGTGGAGACGGCAGTACGGACATGATAGTTTATATCCCTATTTCAGTCATGAATGAGATGACCGGAGAAGAAGACTATGGAGCCCTCTTTGCGATGGCCGAAAGCTCTGAAAATATCGGCACTGTTTCGGATGAAGTGGATAAAAGGCTTGCCCGGAACTTCGGAATTCCTCAAAGGGATATCGGGAATGACGACTCAAAACCCTATGTCATAATCGACCAGGTAGATGTCCTTGAAGAGACCGGAGCACTGGGAGATGCCTTAAGTTCCTTCCTGCTCGTCCTTGCTTTAGTCTCACTATTCGTGGGTTCTATAGGGATCATGAATATCATGCTTGTAACAGTTACCGAACGTACGAGAGAAATAGGGATCATGAAGTCCGTAGGTTACAGCAGTTCCAATATTCAATCCCTTTTTTTGCTTGAATCCGTGATGGTAAGCGTCTTCGGGGGCCTGATGGGGACTGCAATAGGAGGGTTTGGAGCCTACATCATTGAAGAAGCCCTCAAACTTCCACCGGTATTTCCTTTCAAGCTGATTGAAATCGGGATTCTGGTTTCGGTCCTTGTAGGTGTAGGAGCAGGGCTGTATCCCGCAAGGAAAGCTGCAAACATGAATCCTGTGGATGCTTTAAGGTATGAGTAA
- a CDS encoding ATP-binding protein, which translates to MKGALLYNTRRGKILIKNTDKYPELFSSIPQSAQLSAIYSDIDELTELLVAYFKQGIEKGERCLWIVPDSLASESAKNELEKEGVDVGKYITSSHLEIMPAGTLSESILLFESAVKELLKEGSGKSFSEGFSGFRTNLDVKGTENPFKACFEGLEKILEDISQGNGRNFTFLCTFPLEELSGSALLELVEEKGVLVNRKGKWEYLVNTCDVNGQKELEITLLKAKKDAEATNRAKNSFIMNMSHELRTPLNSVIGFSDLLLEGAFGPLNTKQSKYVNNILISGKNLLEIINNLLDISRLEAGEKTLKYENVDIASLIGDVRMSLLSPASVKRITVELKIDPSVGNVRADITKLRQILYNLVSNAIKFTPAKGKVVISACKKEGVLEVKVSDTGIGLSKDSHEKIFMPFTQADSSAARGYGGAGLGLYIVRNFVDLHGGKIWVDSEVGKGSIFTFTLPAE; encoded by the coding sequence CTGAAAGGTGCACTATTATACAACACACGGAGGGGGAAGATTCTGATAAAAAATACTGACAAATACCCCGAACTTTTTTCAAGCATTCCACAGAGTGCCCAGCTCTCTGCCATATATAGTGATATCGATGAGCTGACAGAACTGCTTGTTGCCTATTTCAAACAAGGGATTGAAAAGGGAGAGCGCTGCCTCTGGATAGTCCCGGATTCGCTGGCATCTGAAAGTGCAAAAAATGAACTTGAGAAGGAAGGAGTGGATGTAGGGAAATACATTACTTCGTCTCATCTGGAGATTATGCCGGCAGGCACACTTTCTGAAAGTATCCTTTTGTTTGAATCTGCAGTAAAAGAACTTCTGAAAGAGGGGAGTGGGAAATCCTTTTCTGAAGGCTTTTCCGGGTTCAGAACAAATCTCGATGTTAAAGGGACCGAAAACCCCTTCAAAGCCTGTTTTGAAGGGTTAGAAAAAATCCTCGAAGATATCAGTCAGGGTAATGGAAGAAACTTCACATTTCTCTGCACTTTCCCGCTTGAAGAATTATCAGGCAGTGCACTTCTTGAGCTGGTGGAGGAAAAAGGTGTTTTAGTTAATAGAAAAGGCAAATGGGAATATCTGGTAAATACCTGCGATGTAAACGGGCAAAAAGAACTGGAAATCACTCTTCTCAAGGCAAAAAAAGATGCTGAAGCCACAAACAGGGCAAAAAACAGTTTCATTATGAATATGAGCCATGAGCTTCGGACTCCTCTAAATTCGGTAATAGGCTTTTCTGACCTGCTGCTGGAAGGAGCATTCGGGCCCCTGAATACAAAGCAATCAAAGTATGTTAACAACATCCTGATTAGCGGGAAAAACCTGCTGGAAATTATTAACAACCTGCTTGACATCTCAAGGCTTGAAGCCGGGGAAAAGACCCTCAAATATGAGAATGTGGACATTGCAAGCCTCATAGGGGATGTGAGAATGAGTCTCCTCTCGCCTGCCTCGGTTAAGAGGATAACTGTTGAGCTGAAAATAGACCCTTCTGTGGGAAATGTTCGGGCCGATATAACAAAGCTCAGGCAGATCCTGTATAATCTGGTCAGTAACGCCATAAAGTTCACTCCAGCAAAAGGAAAAGTTGTCATCAGTGCCTGTAAAAAAGAAGGGGTTCTTGAAGTCAAGGTTTCGGATACCGGAATAGGGCTTTCAAAGGATAGCCACGAAAAGATATTTATGCCCTTTACACAGGCCGATTCTTCCGCAGCCCGCGGATACGGGGGTGCAGGTCTCGGGTTATACATTGTCCGGAACTTCGTAGATCTTCACGGCGGAAAAATCTGGGTTGACTCGGAGGTCGGAAAAGGAAGTATATTTACCTTCACCCTTCCGGCAGAATAG
- a CDS encoding ABC transporter ATP-binding protein, which produces MEVPILHDINLTVWEGEFLAIMGPSGSGKSTLMNLIGFLDRPTEGKIIIKGLDINTLSDKEVAKLRGLEIGFVFQTFNLIPRLTALENVELPTYANTREGVNARKRAKDLLKMVGLEDRMHHKPGELSGGQSQRVAIARALINDPAILLADEPTGNLDSKTGCEILSMFTRLNEDGRTIVMITHDPEIAKYADRIVLVKDGIVQNNSE; this is translated from the coding sequence ATGGAAGTTCCAATTCTCCATGACATTAATCTTACAGTATGGGAAGGAGAGTTTCTTGCTATAATGGGTCCTTCAGGCTCAGGAAAAAGTACCCTTATGAACCTTATAGGTTTTCTTGACAGACCTACAGAAGGAAAGATCATAATTAAAGGGCTTGATATCAATACATTATCCGATAAGGAAGTTGCCAAGCTCAGGGGGCTTGAGATAGGCTTTGTATTCCAGACATTCAACCTGATCCCAAGGCTTACCGCTCTTGAAAATGTTGAACTGCCAACCTACGCTAACACCAGGGAGGGGGTGAATGCGCGTAAGAGGGCAAAAGACCTTCTTAAAATGGTCGGACTTGAGGACCGAATGCACCATAAGCCAGGAGAACTTTCAGGAGGGCAATCGCAAAGAGTAGCTATTGCCAGAGCTCTGATCAATGACCCGGCAATCCTCCTTGCGGATGAACCTACAGGAAATCTTGACTCGAAGACAGGCTGCGAAATCCTCAGCATGTTTACCAGACTTAATGAAGATGGCAGGACTATCGTGATGATTACGCATGACCCTGAGATTGCAAAGTATGCTGACAGAATAGTACTCGTAAAAGATGGAATAGTCCAGAATAATTCGGAATAA
- a CDS encoding flavin reductase family protein, producing METGEKKAIGAKNFLYPMPTTLVGADVNGKPNYLTVAFCGIVQASPPMIAVTLGKMHYTNEGIRENNCFSVNIPSRYMVEVTDYCGIVSGKKADKSGIFKTFYGKLEKAPMIRECPVNLECRLADTLDFGGTNEVFIGEIVESYAEDRYLCNGIPDIEKIEPIVFSMYDNNYWGIGEHLGRAWCVGKKFGENINDNRNENNS from the coding sequence ATGGAAACCGGAGAGAAAAAAGCCATTGGAGCCAAGAATTTCCTTTATCCCATGCCCACTACCCTTGTGGGAGCCGATGTGAACGGAAAACCAAACTACCTTACGGTTGCTTTTTGCGGAATCGTTCAGGCAAGTCCTCCGATGATCGCAGTTACTCTGGGAAAAATGCACTATACAAATGAAGGAATCAGAGAAAACAATTGCTTCAGCGTAAATATCCCTTCCAGATATATGGTTGAAGTTACGGATTACTGTGGTATAGTTTCCGGGAAAAAGGCAGACAAATCCGGCATCTTCAAAACTTTCTATGGAAAGCTTGAAAAAGCTCCAATGATCCGGGAATGCCCTGTAAACCTTGAATGTCGGCTTGCGGACACCCTGGATTTCGGCGGGACCAACGAGGTTTTCATCGGCGAGATTGTGGAGAGTTATGCAGAAGATCGATATCTCTGTAATGGAATCCCTGATATAGAAAAAATCGAACCGATCGTCTTTTCCATGTATGATAATAACTACTGGGGAATCGGGGAGCATCTGGGCAGAGCCTGGTGTGTGGGAAAAAAGTTCGGTGAAAACATTAATGATAACAGAAACGAGAATAATAGTTAG
- a CDS encoding ABC transporter ATP-binding protein, whose product MLRISNLVKDYEVRSEKRRVLDHINLTVEDGEILGITGRSGSGKSTLLRIIRGVEPFDEGTVGVDGETVTPESGLEGELLLKSVTAIHLQRNFGLWNGPAIENVIRKLNYLRVGHEALPHNENQEYDDLFVEAMEYMKLVGLEHKALHSTNLLSGGEKQRVVMARQLAAKPKVLLLDEPVTMTGPDTKQEVLDVIKSLKEKLNIPIIVVSHLPEIHAYLADRLIFLENGKIAADGDPSWVLKNFLRDMKPKKELFEPETKETCIKVRDISKRYSIIRMGEVLNIKDFSLDVNRGEILAFIGPSGAGKTTIMKLMEGLVKPKSGSVEYLCKGDWVDVTEYSKKRMELRRIMSVMNQEFSMSVNSTVREQIRFRLSMKKQGAIEYARNKAREMGLLDETLDTIYRLPDMPEEEKTTALRELNLNDTVYFELFPSIPVTDVDIYARPVFEALDLPMEVLDKTPYQISGGEHVRAFIALSLATSPEYLMLDEPFGDLDPVTLRDVTNSLKRINELFGTTIVLVSHHMDFVREVAHRAVLIENGALVMDGKPIEVCQELINRSNAPYMEHSLEDLVEGKLEIQ is encoded by the coding sequence ATGCTCAGGATTTCCAATCTGGTAAAAGATTATGAGGTGCGTTCCGAAAAAAGAAGGGTTTTGGACCATATCAACCTCACGGTGGAGGACGGAGAGATTCTCGGAATCACAGGTAGAAGCGGAAGTGGGAAATCGACTCTGCTCCGTATTATCCGGGGGGTTGAGCCTTTTGATGAAGGAACTGTGGGAGTCGATGGAGAAACTGTGACTCCTGAATCGGGACTTGAAGGAGAACTGCTCCTGAAAAGCGTAACTGCAATACACCTCCAGCGAAATTTTGGGCTCTGGAACGGGCCTGCGATAGAAAATGTAATACGGAAACTGAATTACCTTCGTGTAGGGCATGAAGCCCTCCCTCACAATGAAAATCAGGAGTATGACGATCTCTTTGTCGAGGCTATGGAGTACATGAAGCTTGTGGGACTGGAACATAAAGCCCTCCACTCGACCAATCTTCTCAGCGGGGGAGAAAAGCAGAGAGTTGTAATGGCAAGACAGCTTGCTGCAAAGCCGAAAGTCCTTCTTCTGGACGAGCCAGTAACAATGACCGGACCGGATACAAAGCAGGAAGTCCTTGATGTCATAAAGAGCCTGAAGGAAAAACTGAATATCCCGATCATAGTGGTTTCCCACCTCCCTGAAATCCACGCCTATCTCGCAGACCGGCTTATCTTTCTCGAAAACGGGAAAATCGCAGCCGACGGAGATCCTTCCTGGGTTCTTAAAAACTTCCTTCGTGACATGAAACCAAAGAAAGAGCTTTTTGAGCCCGAAACTAAGGAAACCTGCATTAAAGTAAGGGACATCTCCAAACGTTATTCCATTATCCGGATGGGGGAAGTCCTCAACATCAAAGACTTTTCTCTGGATGTTAACAGGGGAGAGATTCTGGCATTTATCGGGCCTTCCGGAGCCGGAAAGACAACTATTATGAAGTTGATGGAAGGGCTTGTCAAACCAAAAAGCGGATCAGTCGAGTATTTATGCAAGGGGGACTGGGTGGATGTTACCGAGTACAGCAAGAAGCGCATGGAACTCAGGCGGATCATGAGTGTTATGAACCAGGAATTCTCAATGTCCGTAAATTCCACAGTCCGGGAACAGATCCGCTTCAGGCTGAGTATGAAAAAACAGGGTGCAATTGAATACGCGAGAAATAAAGCCAGGGAAATGGGGCTTTTGGATGAGACCCTGGATACTATCTACCGCCTTCCCGATATGCCTGAAGAGGAAAAGACTACGGCACTCAGGGAGCTGAACCTCAATGATACGGTTTACTTCGAACTCTTTCCGTCTATTCCGGTAACTGATGTCGATATCTACGCAAGGCCGGTCTTTGAAGCTCTCGACCTGCCAATGGAAGTCCTTGATAAAACTCCTTACCAGATCAGCGGAGGAGAACACGTCAGGGCTTTTATTGCCCTGAGCCTTGCAACATCTCCCGAATATCTTATGCTTGACGAACCTTTCGGGGACCTCGACCCTGTAACCCTCAGGGACGTAACAAATTCCTTAAAAAGGATCAATGAACTCTTCGGCACGACCATTGTGCTCGTGAGCCACCACATGGACTTTGTCCGGGAAGTTGCCCACAGAGCGGTATTGATCGAAAACGGGGCTCTTGTAATGGATGGAAAACCGATTGAAGTCTGCCAGGAGCTGATCAACAGGAGTAATGCCCCTTACATGGAACACAGCCTGGAAGACCTTGTTGAAGGCAAACTGGAAATCCAGTAA